The DNA window CTCGGTATGGCGCCAAGCCGGCGTCCGCTTCTCCTAACGCGGTGAGCGGCGGCGCGTAAACAGCGGACAGGGGACCATGCAAGGAATCTTATGCTGCCGTGTTTTCCAGGCAACTCCTGCTCAACGCGATCCACCAGGGGAATTTGTGCTAGGTTGCTCCGCTTCGTTCTTATTTGCCCGTGACGCGCCATATCACGTTGCCAACGTCGTCGGCGACTAGGAGGCCACCGCGCCCGTCGGGCGTGACGCCGACCGGCCGACCCTTGGCTTGCCCCTTGGCGTCGACGAAGCCGGTGAGAACGTCGCGTGGCGGACCCGCCGGTTTGCCGCCGGCAAACGGCACGAAGATCACCTTGTAGCCGCTGAGCGGCTTGCGGTTCCACGAGCCGTGCTGGCCGACGAAGGCGCCGGACTTGTAGGGCGCGGGCAAGCGGCTGTTGGCGGTAATGGCAAGGCCCAGCGAGGCGGTATGCGCGCCCAGCGCGTAATCGGGGACGATCGCCTTGGCGACGAGATCGGGCCGGGGCGGATTGACGCGGCTGTCGACGTGCTCGCCGTAATAGCTGTAGGGCCAGCCATAGAAGCCACCGTCCTTTACCGACGTCATGTAATCGGGAACCAGATCACTGCCGAGTTCGTCGCGCTCGTTGACCGAGGTCCACAGCGTATTGCCGGACAAGCTGAGGCCGTTGGGGTTTCTGAGGCCGGTGGCATAGGTGCGATGTTCGCCGGTGCGGGCGTCCACCTGCCAGATTTGCGCCCGGTCACCCTCGACCGCCATGCCGTTTTCGCCGACGTTGCTGTTGGAGCCGATGCTGGCATAAAGGAAGCGGCCATCGGAGCTGGCGACGATGTTCTTGGTCCAGTGATGGTTGATCGGGCCGCCGGGCAGGGCGGTCAGCCGGGTGCCGGGATCGGAAATGGCGGTCTCGCCCCGCTTGTAGGGGTAGCGCACGATGGCGTCGGTGTTGGCGACGTAGAGCTGATTGCCGATCAGCGCGATGCCGTAGGGCGAGTTCAATCCGGTCAGGAAGGTGCCGCGGACATCGGCGACGCCGTCGCCATTGGTGTCGCGCAACAGGGTCAGGCGATTGGCGCTTGGTCCGCCGGCGCCGGCGCTGGCCATGACGCGGCGCATGACGAAGCCGAACAGGCCGGGGCTATCCTCGGGCTTGGGTGGCGCGGCGCTCTCGGCCACCAGCACGTCGCCATTGGGCAGCACGTAAACGTTTCGTGGATGATCGAGGCCAGAGGCAAAGGCGGTGAGCTTCAGCCCTTCCGCCGCTATGGGCGTTTCACCGGCCGGCCAGCCGACAGCCGGTGCGATGTTGACCCTGGGAATGGCGCTGCCGACCGGTTTGACGATCTGAGGCGTCGGCCCGATATCGGCATTGGGCGGCAGGACGGAATGATCGCCGCAGGCGGTGAGCCCAAGCGCGACAAGGGGGAGGAGCAGCCAAAGCGTTGGCGCGGTGACGCGCTCAGAAACATCAAAACCGCGCATGCCCAAGTCTCCACCCCAATAAGGGAAATTACGCTGGGCGCATCGGCTTGGACTGTCAAGCTGGGAGCTTGGGCGAGCCTTGGGCAGGAAGGCGGAGGCTGGGTTGCTTGTCCGCCTCTCTGGCCCCTATTTCGCAGGAATGGCTTTCGCCAGGAAGGCGATGATCATATCGGCGACCTGACGGTGGATGGTTTCCCGGCCTCTTGCTCCACCATCCTTGCAGACGATGCCGTCGCCGGGCGTGTCTTGCTCGATCAACTCGGCGGCGCCCGGCTTGCAGAGCTGCATGAAGCTGAAGTGCATCGCGTCGGCAATCTCGACGTAGGTGGTTGTGGCCTTCGGCAGGTTGGCGGCGAGATAGCCGGACTCAAGCTTGGCCGGCAGGTCGCCGATATCCACGCCCGCGCCGAAGATCAGCGCCGGCACGCGGAAAGCGGCGAGGCTTTCCGACGTGAAGCCACGGGCAAGCCCGAGATCGAGCGAGACGATGGCGCCCACTCTGGCATCGCTCATATCGGCATCGAGTTGGTTGGCGTTGGTCGGGTCGATGCCGAGTTCGCCGGCAAGACCGCAGGTGCGCGGGTTCAGCTG is part of the Pleomorphomonas sp. PLEO genome and encodes:
- a CDS encoding sorbosone dehydrogenase family protein; this translates as MRGFDVSERVTAPTLWLLLPLVALGLTACGDHSVLPPNADIGPTPQIVKPVGSAIPRVNIAPAVGWPAGETPIAAEGLKLTAFASGLDHPRNVYVLPNGDVLVAESAAPPKPEDSPGLFGFVMRRVMASAGAGGPSANRLTLLRDTNGDGVADVRGTFLTGLNSPYGIALIGNQLYVANTDAIVRYPYKRGETAISDPGTRLTALPGGPINHHWTKNIVASSDGRFLYASIGSNSNVGENGMAVEGDRAQIWQVDARTGEHRTYATGLRNPNGLSLSGNTLWTSVNERDELGSDLVPDYMTSVKDGGFYGWPYSYYGEHVDSRVNPPRPDLVAKAIVPDYALGAHTASLGLAITANSRLPAPYKSGAFVGQHGSWNRKPLSGYKVIFVPFAGGKPAGPPRDVLTGFVDAKGQAKGRPVGVTPDGRGGLLVADDVGNVIWRVTGK